CTGCGTTCTGTCAACAGGACTATTGAAGATTCTGAAGAAACATGACAAGCGAACTGGTGTTCTCATTCGGTTTCCCTTTGTCCAACGGGTCATGCAACAGCCATTCTTCAGTACTGAGGTACTCGATAAGCTCGTGAAGGAGTGTGAGGGGATGCTTGATCACGTCTTCTCCAGGAATGACCCATCAGGTCCATCTGAAGCAGCCAAAGCAGAAGAACAGAGCGACTCTGAGCCTGTGACTGAAACTAGAGAAATTGTACGGAAAGCTCCTATAGAACTTGCAGAAATAAAGCAATTGGAGAGCGTGTACGGGAAGCAAACTGAAACCGCATTGCGTGTCTTGAAGGATATTCGGAGTGGAAGCTCAACTGTGAGTGCATTTTCATTGCCCCCTTTGCAAATAAATGTGGTGGAGGAGGATTCAAAGAACATACATGTTTTACAACAAGAAGCCAAATGAAAATTTGGATGAAAGATTACTCTTGCTATTGAGGATTTTAAGCTGGTAGATAGATACGTATTGTATGCTTAGGAAAAAAACTAAAGGATGGACCCTTTGTGATTCATCCCCTCTGCATTTTTCCCTAGTCATTGTAAATCACCATGACTGAGTTTGCTTTTCTGAATGTCAAATGTGAAAATGGCCTCTCAATAGATGGATGATCAACTCCAAATCCTTGTGTTTAAGGTTGATGTTTTTTTTTCTTCTTCTGTAGGAATTTCTTTTGGATCAACTTCTATAAGACTTTTTTAGTTTTGGTGGTAAGCAAGAAAAAAAAGAGGTGTGAAAACAGAAAACAGAAAAAACTTAAAACGACTCCGCTGGGGATCGAACCCAGAATCTCTGGTTTCGTAGACCAGCGCCTTATCCATTGGGCCACGGAGTCGTTATTGGTAGTTGGCTGGTAAATAATTTACTTATCAAAATTGAAGTTTTACCATTGGAAGTAGTTGAGACTTGAGAGGTTGAAACCTACAAATCCTACATAACGCACTCCTTGATGACTAACCATTCTACATTCTACCAACCATTATAGAGACTTATGGAATGCAAGTTACATGAGAAACCTAACATCAAATCAACTCTAGTACATTACGTAAATTCTGATTCCTTTTGGTGACTATATAAACCCCCACAAACTATGACCCTCCCTATTCCAACAAAAAATGTTTATAGTTGAAGAATCACCAGACTTTCTCCAAGTCTTTTCTGATGGAACTGTGAAACGCTTTTCCCCCGGGATAGTCACTGCCTCATCAGAACCCTCCAATGGATACAAGTTCAAGGATGTTGTCATCGACTCGTCGAAACCAATTACAGGGAGGATCTTCATTCCTTGTGATCCAACATCCTCTAGTAAGCTTCCAGTTATGGTTTATTTTCATGGTGGAGGCTTCTGCATTGGCTCAACCACTTGGATTGGTTACCATCATTTCCTAGGAGACTTATCTGTTGCATCGCAATCGATTGTTCTCTCAATTGACTACCGTTTGGCTCCAGAGAACCGGCTTCCAATACCTTATGAAGACTGTTATGAATCACTTGTTTGGCTTCGTCACCAGGCAAGCTGTGATCCATGGCTGAACAAGGCTGACCTCTCCCGGGTTTTCCTATCCGGTGACAGTGCTGGAGGGAACATAGCACACAATGTTGCTGTGAAAACTATGCACAATTCACTCATTCATGTCAAGATAAGAGGACTGTTGTTGATACATCCTTATTTTGGGAGTGAAAGGAGAACTGATAAAGAGATGTCAACAGATGAAGAGGCAGTTGGGAATGTGGCAAGCAATGACATGTTCTGGAGACTCAGTATACCTGAGGGCTCCAATCGCGACTATTTTGGATGTAACTTTGACAAGACAGAACTGTCTCTAACGCAATGGCGCAACGATTTTCCTGCTGTGACAGTTTATGTTGCTGAACTGGATTTTTTGAAAGAAAGAGGTGTAATGTATGCAGAGTTTTTGCAGAGAAAAGGAGTTGAGGTGAAGCTAGTTGAGGCTGAGAACGAGTCCCATGTATTTCATGTTTTCAAACCCGATTGTGAGGCAACCCGTTTGCTTCAGAAAAACATGAATGATTTCATTTGGAACTATTAGCTGCTATTTCAGATGACCATTACTAGGATATGTAATGAAACCATATGGAAAATAATGGAGATAGGAAAGCCTTCTAGTTCTTTATGAATTTAGTAAATCTTGTTCATATGTATCATGTATGCAACACTGAAGATGCCAATCCATATAATTATCTGAATTTCCAAATAAAAAATTTCGTCTCATAGCAAGTACTGATAGCCTACAAGATCATTGGCATATATACTGCAAATTAAGGAATCAATATTAAGAAGACTATAACACTACATATTTCAATTAATGTACATAAGCATACAATTAGTCCAGCTAGAAGAGGCCTGCACCTGACGGTGACCAGCTCATTCGGCTGTGGTATCAGAAGTGCTCATGAAACCTCCAAGAAAGCCGGCTCCGTTGCAATTTCCACACAACATTTCCTTTCTGCCACTACAAGGAAACAAGAACAAGCAAGAGTAAATAGCTACCAACAGATTTCCTCGAATATTTAGGTAATGGCCGGTCTCTTGCAAGATATATGACGTTATCCAAGTATAAATTTGAATCTCAAATAAAAAAGAACCAGACATTATTAGTAGTTCAAACTCAGAGTTCAGCAACATATATTACATGATTTGACATGAGAATACTTCCCTACATACGAGCTAATACATGGTAGATACTATATCTTAGTGATGATTACCCGCAAAGCCAACATGAATCCCCAGCTTTGAACCGTCCACCAAACAGGTCATCGGAGTTTATCCCACTCCCTTTGCATTGAGAGCAGAGAACTGCACCTAATTAATACAATTGGCAAACACAGAATAAGATTTTCTCCCTATACATTACATTCTTGCTATCTGTTGTAGTAACTAACTGTCAGCTCACCATTTCCCTCACAATCAGAACAAACCATGCTGTTTCGCTTTGTGCTTTCATCACTTTTTGCAGCCTATGCGATTCAAAACACCAAACAAATTCCATCTCAGTACACCTGAGCAATATCATAATGGCACAATACTTGTCTAGTGTCTATGTCTATGCATCAAAATGATATCATGAATTCTAGTATTTAGGTCAGTTTACCTTAGCTTTAACATTGAAGCCTTTAGCAGCAGGGCAATTTTGGACGAAGTAGTTTATTGTAATGAGCTTCTGATTACTGATATGCTTGCCTATACAAAATAGGTAAATATCATTGAGGCAGTGACATAACAACTCAATTCTAATAAGGAACATGCCAAAAAATTAGAGAGACCTGGTTCTGGGGTGGCCTTGAAGGAACTTGAAGGAGCTGAGTAGAGAGCATATGCCATTATTGAAGACTGAAGAGTGAAGAATGAGGGAGGAGCTAGCTGGCAACCTTGCACCACCAGTCTGACTCGAAACATGTGGCTGGAGTCAGGCACCAGAATACCAGATTTTCTATGAACTTATTTGGGCCAGTGGGCTGAGTGTGGATTTTTGATTGGACACAATTCTGAAGCTTGAGGCCCAATAATGAGGAGGGTTGAAACTGTGTCCCAATGACCTGAAAATGACATTAGCCTCCTTGCTGAACTTTGAACATTTGATAGAAAAATATCAATGACCAAATAATTGAACGGTAGCTCACTAACTCCCAAGTACCAAATTAATTTTTACCTTTTTTTTTGTTCTCTTTCAACCTTTTAGATAAGTTTTTATCAATCTAGCTTGAATGATACTTAATACTTCATAGTATATGTTATGTCATTCATATATTCTTAATGCTAACTTGCTAACAAGCAATGTATTGGTTTTGGGTACAAAAGTCTCTTTTTATGGTTGATATACAGAAGCCCAATCTTACGACTTTAGAAATATTAGAAAATGAAAGTCCTTACTAACATACTATCATCAGATATGTAATAAGGTATATCTTATAGTTTGTTTTCTTATCTATGATTCAATAAAGTATAACTGAAAAATACGCTTTTCTAGTTCTCTAGGAAGAGCTAAACTAAACATTTGAGCACAACAGGCTTAGAGAAATTCAAAAACAAATAAATCGCTGAGGAAAAAAAGAGAATATTACCAGATATTTTCTTAATAAATAAAATAAATAATAAGACACAGTGGTACTATGGTAATTATCGTTAAACAGCGAGGTTAATTACGGCATCTGGTTGTCTATATATGCGGCTCCCAATCTTCGAACCCTATCTATCTCTCAATTCGCTTCCCTTCCGTCGAGGTCTAAATCCCGACCCCCTCTCTTTCTCTCTCTCTCAAAAACAAAAAAAAGTTTTCAAATTCGATTTTTTCAGCTAACAATTTTCAATTGCAGACTCTCTCTCTCTCCCAAACCCCCCTAAACCCTAACCCTAATTCATCCTACTCCACACTTCCGCACAGGTAAATTCTTCTATCAAACCCTAGCTCTTTCTCCGATGTCGGATTCGAATTTCAAAACCCTAATTTGCGCCTCAACGATTCGCAACCCTAATTGGAGGTTTCTTCAGCAGAGATATGGGCGAAACCAGGGAGGATGTCTACGACGAGGAGCTCGTCGATTACGAGGAGGACGACGAGAAGGCCCCTGACTCCGCGGCCAAAGTCAATGGCGAATCCGCCAAGAAGTAAGTTTCTGATTCGAAGATTCTTCCAGCTGTTTCTGGCTAGTTGATTATTCGATCCAATTGTATGAGTGATCTGTAGGTCTAATTTGTTTGTTATTGGCTTTGTGCAGGGGATATGTTGGAATTCACAGCTCAGGATTCAGAGATTTCCTACTAAAGCCGGAGCTTCTACGTGCTATCGTGGACTCGGGATTTGAGCATCCTTCTGAAGGTGTGCATCGTTCAGTGATTCCTCCAATTTTGCCTTGTGTTATTAGAGATTTGAAGTTTATAAAAGCAAAACTGTCAGTTATGAAGTTCTTTGAGATTCAAAGTTGCTATTTGAACTAAATTGTTGAAACTTTGTGGTGTTTTAAATTCCCTTTGAGAAAGGGTTGTGGATTTCAATTTATGGCGTTGTAATTGTTGTGTTCATATGTGCGGTACATGTGGTAGAGTATTGATTTTGTGTTATCTTGATGTCTCTTCCATTGGGATGATGTTTCATCCCTATTTCTGCTTGCTTAATTTAATGTATTTTTTTTCCAGGTAATTTGTTCTACTACCATAATATTGAATTCAGAGTCTGGTAAAGACTTTCATAAAAGATTGGAGACGTTTTGTTTTACTTACCAATGGTTCCTTGGATCGTTCTACATCAGTACAACACGAATGCATCCCACAAGCTATTCTGGGAATGGATGTTATCTGCCAAGCTAAATCTGGGATGGGGAAAACGGCTGTGTTTGTCCTATCTACTTTGCAGCAGATTGACCCTGTGGCCGGCCAAGTTTCTGCACTTATTCTTTGCCATACTAGGGAATTAGCTTACCAGGTACTGTTCAGATCCACATTTTTTCATTCTACAACTGATTTATGATTGTTATTTGAAAATAAATAAATAATTAAATACGTTTGCTGATTCCTTCTTACCCTTGATTTTGAAACTTTCATATGTATTTAATACTCACTTATGCTCAACATCGTGCAGATTTGCCATGAGTTTGAGAGATTCAGTACCTACTTGCCAGATCTCAAGGTTGCTGTCTTCTATGGTGGTGTCACTATCAAAAATCACAAGGACTTGCTGAAAAACGAGTGCCCCCACATTGTTGTTGGGACTCCTGGAAGAATACTAGCACTCGCAAGAGATAAAGACCTCTCATTAAAGAATGTGAGGCATTTTATCCTCGACGAGTGTGACAAGATGCTTGAGTCACTTGGTATGGTTTTGTTTTACAGCAAATAATTGATGTGTGATATGTATATATCATATTTCTTTCACTTAATAGTTCCGTATTTTACTCATTATTTGCTTTTTACACAGACATGAGGAGAGATGTGCAAGAGATATTCAAGATGACGCCCCATGATAAGCAAGTAATGATGTTCTCTGCAACACTCAGCAAAGACATCCGACCGGTTTGCAAGAAATTTATGCAAGATGTAATGTCCCATGGCCAGTACTACTTCAATTTTGAAGTCTCTTTTTCCATAATCCCACTTTCTACAAGAGTTTTCTAATTACATAGTATGCGGTGATCCCATGGTGCTTGCTGTTGGCATTGCGTTTGCACAATATCCTTATTCTGCCGTTGGAATATGCGGCTTGATAATGGTGTACAACTGGAGTGGAAAGATATAAGTATGCGTTTGGGGGGGGGGGGGGGGGGGGGGTCTTTTAGGACAGTTGTCGGTGTCTTCTGTACTGCATTAGTATCTTCTTACTTCTTTCTCCGGTATAGGATTTTTTTAATAGGTATCACTAGTGGTTTTAGTATGGGGTTGAGCTGTTTTTGGATTGCTCCAGTTTTGTGTGTGAGGGTGTTGGAGATATTGTGCCTGGGTGTTGTGGGTGATTTGGTAATAGATTATATTGAGCGTCAGTGGGTTGATGGTGGTTGCTGAGTGGTTTAGAACAGTATCTTGGAGGAGACAAAAAGATGGACCAGCTTCATCCTTCATCCATCCAAGAGATGTGCATCCGTCATTCATTTCGTTCTGGATTCTATTAGCTTGAGGAAGGCACCTAATATGATTTACTGTGACATTTGTTCCTTTCAGCCTATGGAAATATATGTTGATGACGAAGCCAAGTTGACTCTCCATGGTCTAGTACAGGTAATTTTTTTTTATAAGTTGACTGTTAGTTTCTTACACTTGATCAGGAATATGAATCTTACATTCTTAGCATTGTGTCCGAAATGTCAGCACTACATCAAGTTAACCGAGGCAGAGAAAAACCGCAAGCTGAATGATCTCCTCGATGCACTGGACTTCAACCAGGTCGTCATATTCGTTAAAAGCGTGAGCAGAGCGGCAGAGTTGAACAAGTTACTCTCAGAGTGTAATTTTCCCTCGATATGTATCCATTCTGGAATGAACCAAGAAGAAAGGTATGTAAAGTCCTATAATTTCCCATATCTTGATATTAATGTAGGATTATTTGGCTGAAGTATGCAGTCTCGTGTACATGTTTTGAGTAACATTTGCGGTGAAGTTTACATCTGTTATACCATGCATGGTGTTGTGTGTGTGTGTTTTGTCTTTCATCTTTGTGATTGTATATAAATTGCTTCCTAGGTGAGTATGTTATTGATTTATTCTGTGCTGGTCCCCCAATTATGTTTCTTTTGGTTTTTGGGGGTTGCTCTTTATCTATATTTCAATATCTCCTTGTGCTTGTTGCAATATCCAGCGTGAATTTTCTTTGAACATTAGGGTGTAAACCCCAAGTTGGATACATTATGTCTCTCACTGTATCCTAATCGTAGTGTCTCCTTGTGCTTGTTGCAATATACAGAATGAAATGTCTTTGAACATTAGGATGTTAACCATTGTTTGCCACAGTATTCAGACATTAACGCTATTGCATGCCTGTGCAGGTTGAAGCGCTACAAAGGATTCAAGGAGGGTCAGAACAGGATTCTTGTCGCCACTGATTTGGTTGGTAGAGGAATTGATATTGAACGTGTCAATATTGTTATCAATTATGACATGCCAGACTCTGCTGACACCTACTTGCACAGGGTATGTCACGTTTGACATTTGATATCTCACCGCGTTCCATGTTATGAAGGATTTATTTATATGATGTTGCATTTAGATTGCTTCCATATTATTGTGTAGCTGAATGTATCACTGGCCTTTAAGCTCACCCAAATGCTTTCTTCAAACCAAATATTGACAGGTCGGCAGAGCTGGTAGGTTCGGCACCAAAGGGCTGGCGATTACATTTGTATCATCTGCTTCGGACTCTGATGTCCTTAATGATGTATGCACTATTCTTTTTATTACCATTATTTACATTGCTGTTTATCCAGTTGGTGAATTTAATTGTTACTTTTTACGACGACAGGTTCAGGAGAGGTTTGAGGTTGACATAAAGGAGCTTCCTGAACAAATTGACACTGCCACATACAGTATGTTCTTTTCTCCTCTTTTCTTCTGTGTTATTGTGCGTTGTATACATTTAGTGAACTGGTTCAACAAATGAGATAGTGGTGACTTTTGGTACCTGTTCGTTTATTGTTTTCTCCTTTTTGCAAAAAGAAAAAGCAAAGGAATGTCAACACATGGAAATATTGATTCAATCTATTGTTATCTTCACTGGTTCTGAACTTT
The window above is part of the Fragaria vesca subsp. vesca linkage group LG2, FraVesHawaii_1.0, whole genome shotgun sequence genome. Proteins encoded here:
- the LOC101312224 gene encoding SPX domain-containing protein 2-like, encoding MKFSKSLGILVEEALPEWRDKFLSYKDLKKQLKLIYPKDGDKPPSKRPRLTDDEARTDDEGGDVSKEVADFVRLLENEMEKFNSFFEEKEEEYVIRWKELQDRVAEAKDSNEELMRVGREIVDFHGEMVLLENYSALNYTGLLKILKKHDKRTGVLIRFPFVQRVMQQPFFSTEVLDKLVKECEGMLDHVFSRNDPSGPSEAAKAEEQSDSEPVTETREIVRKAPIELAEIKQLESVYGKQTETALRVLKDIRSGSSTVSAFSLPPLQINVVEEDSKNIHVLQQEAK
- the LOC101312513 gene encoding probable carboxylesterase 6-like, translating into MFIVEESPDFLQVFSDGTVKRFSPGIVTASSEPSNGYKFKDVVIDSSKPITGRIFIPCDPTSSSKLPVMVYFHGGGFCIGSTTWIGYHHFLGDLSVASQSIVLSIDYRLAPENRLPIPYEDCYESLVWLRHQASCDPWLNKADLSRVFLSGDSAGGNIAHNVAVKTMHNSLIHVKIRGLLLIHPYFGSERRTDKEMSTDEEAVGNVASNDMFWRLSIPEGSNRDYFGCNFDKTELSLTQWRNDFPAVTVYVAELDFLKERGVMYAEFLQRKGVEVKLVEAENESHVFHVFKPDCEATRLLQKNMNDFIWNY
- the LOC101311935 gene encoding DEAD-box ATP-dependent RNA helicase 56-like, with amino-acid sequence MGETREDVYDEELVDYEEDDEKAPDSAAKVNGESAKKGYVGIHSSGFRDFLLKPELLRAIVDSGFEHPSEVQHECIPQAILGMDVICQAKSGMGKTAVFVLSTLQQIDPVAGQVSALILCHTRELAYQICHEFERFSTYLPDLKVAVFYGGVTIKNHKDLLKNECPHIVVGTPGRILALARDKDLSLKNVRHFILDECDKMLESLDMRRDVQEIFKMTPHDKQVMMFSATLSKDIRPVCKKFMQDPMEIYVDDEAKLTLHGLVQHYIKLTEAEKNRKLNDLLDALDFNQVVIFVKSVSRAAELNKLLSECNFPSICIHSGMNQEERLKRYKGFKEGQNRILVATDLVGRGIDIERVNIVINYDMPDSADTYLHRVGRAGRFGTKGLAITFVSSASDSDVLNDVQERFEVDIKELPEQIDTATYSMFFSPLFFCVIVRCIHLVNWFNK